In Ostrea edulis chromosome 6, xbOstEdul1.1, whole genome shotgun sequence, a single window of DNA contains:
- the LOC125683615 gene encoding uncharacterized protein LOC125683615 yields the protein MGLTEVFFPYGNYQGSAYVLFAGFGLAAVIWVIGLTRGTVSRGVSFVCVPVIDELMNETFLSPVVTEENSSCLITVAAMSENWTSGGLSNFSLKLSNQLDLTKILNGASGGVVWKNKFEHLYMKQSVGDITPLFGVTMDADSYLVPTKVFNDTKICLYTGLDSVMYDIYVFNSTFEPHMLQYKVRNELRPFSSECFFEYNTDSDVILVNSSNHFGVVVMESNVPLSLDSGRALESIPSTENMGTEFVIVTEEEAEIHVMGQESSDVKVTTTEGEFSVTVTSYSVKKLNVSGNLALQLRSSKPIQVMCLTSISNLWNTSSLNLFTVFPVEPSFCNWLEISSSCFDKACVIVTTKKTSVSPFVSINGSLVTATNYSFGDYTVLEIANLHKGVHFLKITNSAGLAVFVLNKALGRLYQVQPLIEDQCSYAFLSSINATTTFHLDDNNKNTTVPNVTFTFQDGNKSNFSSNHTLTSVSDDSYETTKSSSINPTLNTTTEKSAFVEVTTTLVKTTKTTLKTANSSENGKRDQKIEIGGISFQFQTNQNTSNSSQHTVIGGVPSYNIFFQDVEEDDYSQEYMMAVVLSLCVAIFAVIAVISSFLLMEFISRQKQIRNTKIRPFVS from the exons CTGGATTTGGTTTAGCGGCAGTCATTTGGGTTATTGGATTAACAAGAG gCACCGTTTCTCGGGGGGTGTCTTTTGTGTGTGTGCCTGTTATTGATGAATTAATGAACGAGACATTTCTCTCCCCTGTTGTAACAGAGGAAAACAGCTCTTGTTTAATAACAGTAGCAGCCATGTCTGAAAACTGGACTTCCGGTGGCCTATCGAATTTCTCCTTGAAGCTTAGTAACCAGCTAGACCTGACAAAAATTCTAAATGGAGcatcag GGGGAGTTGTGTGGAAGAACAAATTTGAACACCTTTATATGAAACAGAGTGTTGGTGATATCACGCCATTGTTTGGGGTTACAATGGACGCAGACAGTTACCTTGTTCCTACCAAAGTTTTCAACGACACCAAGATATGTTTGTATACAGGATTGGATTCTGTGATGTATGACATCTATGTGTTTAATTCAACGTTTGAACCTCACATGTTACAATACAAGGTCCGAAACGAGCTCCGCCCCTTCAGTTCAGAATGTTTTTTTGAATATAACACCGACTCTGACGTTATCTTAGTGAATAGTTCAAATCATTTCGGTGTCGTGGTGATGGAATCGAACGTGCCCCTGAGTCTGGACTCCGGTAGAGCACTGGAGTCAATTCCGAGTACAGAGAACATGGGGACAGAGTTTGTCATCGTGACGGAGGAGGAGGCGGAGATCCATGTAATGG GTCAGGAGAGTTCAGACGTCAAGGTTACGACAACAGAAGGAGAATTCAGTGTTACAGTCACGTCGTACAGCGTTAAGAAATTAAATGTGAGTGGAAACCTCGCCCTGCAATTAAGATCGTCAAAACCAATCCAAGTCATGTGCTTGACAAGCATTTCAAACCTCTGGAATACATCTTCTCTGAATCTTTTCACTGTGTTCCCTGTGGAACCAAGTTTTTGCAATTGGTTAGAAATTTCTTCCAGCTGTTTTGACAAAGCTTGTGTGATTGTCACAACAAAGAAAACTAGCGTTTCTCCATTCGTATCGATTAACGGTTCGCTGGTAACGGCTACAAACTATTCATTTGGTGATTACACGGTCCTGGAGATAGCCAATCTCCACAAAGGAgtgcactttttaaaaatcacaaacagCGCGGGATTAGCTGTTTTTGTTCTAAACAAAGCCCTTGGGAGGCTGTACCAGGTACAACCCCTTATCGAGGACCAGTGTTCTTACGCTTTCTTGTCATCGATAAATGCAACCACAACCTTCCACTTAGACGATAACAATAAAAACACGACAGTCCCTAATGTAACTTTTACGTTTCAAGATGGTAACAAATCCAATTTTTCTTCCAATCATACATTAACTTCCGTCAGTGACGATTCTTATGAAACAACTAAATCTTCGTCGATAAACCCAACACTGAACACGACTACAGAAAAAAGTGCCTTTGTAGAAGTGACAACAACGTTAGTTAAAACAACGAAGACGACATTGAAGACTGCCAATTCTTCCGAAAATGGGAAACGGGACCAAAAAATAGAAATTGGCGGTATATCGTTTCAGTTTCAAACTAATCAAAACACCTCCAACAGTTCCCAACACACCGTCATTGGAGGGGTCCCCAgctacaatatattttttcaggACGTGGAAGAAGATGACTACAGTCAGGAGTATATGATGGCTGTAGTTCTCTCCCTTTGTGTCGCCATATTTGCAGTTATTGCCGTAATATCTTCGTTCTTGCTAATGGAATTTATCTCGAGACAAAAGCAAATAAGAAACACGAAAATTCGACCATTTGTGTCATAA